The following are from one region of the Halarcobacter sp. genome:
- a CDS encoding EAL domain-containing protein, whose protein sequence is MIKKINNKFKHNNTSYSNIMLGVFALLFIFSSYLYFQHYKKIILSKKIDMYKINVQYLNSKLNNDILLYNKENLKENIEKVFSSSLFSLIKIDTKRYIFDKNSLIDNSEGFNDKSWSLGEVIVDVRFGLITKLPNSSFYEFISSNNYDISQPLRVRYQLYKNGQIKNVIAKLDFSNIKEKRLVTGNSESSFLRNFLDTNTLNKTYPIKKQDYTVASITYEINKYEINNEIQNFLFTLILFNIVMCLPIIFVLGFYHKYLFKRYVTLPVNYLNGYLENILSDRFSIIDKTQFEGTPEIKELTKKISKLSGKVAALKNELNVNKESLELKVSSDTLTGLPNKTIFDFDIKSMYVSAVPGYVFTLKIEKLNEISEKYDSGYINSFIESYVNILKNVIFKYNKDMKLYRFYGSKFAVIAKNVDIEACESMCNDIIKELNEKLSDIYNMPDDYIQIGGTFFDIYGTIDSLLSTMEKAYERSKAQGKNSFHIIAEDEIERNYSELDSNVVDIIKRAEFNLKFVFDTYTFEDNENLIMSEASPQLIDSNGNPQSIGSFISVADKLHIADKFDKLVIVKTFAYIRGNNIDHKIAINLSMTSIKNKEFMKWLLDVLKANQDIIDKIVFSITSYTAYLNKDAFIDFIKNIHEVGASIILKRYKTTDYPLEELKSLNLDYIRMSHEYTTGFSNDVIKKHKVKNILIFAELYNIKVVADTVKLDADYDLLERLGTYAASR, encoded by the coding sequence ATGATAAAAAAAATCAATAATAAATTCAAGCATAATAATACTTCATATTCTAATATTATGTTAGGAGTGTTTGCTTTACTTTTTATCTTCTCTTCTTATTTGTACTTTCAACATTATAAGAAAATAATACTAAGTAAAAAAATTGATATGTATAAAATAAATGTTCAGTATTTAAATTCAAAATTAAATAATGATATTTTATTATATAACAAAGAAAATTTAAAAGAAAATATTGAAAAGGTATTTAGTTCTTCTCTTTTTTCACTTATTAAAATAGATACAAAAAGATATATTTTTGATAAAAATAGTCTTATTGATAATTCTGAAGGCTTCAATGACAAATCATGGAGTTTAGGTGAGGTTATAGTTGATGTTAGATTTGGTCTTATAACTAAACTTCCAAATAGCTCTTTTTATGAGTTTATCTCTTCAAATAATTATGATATTTCTCAACCACTTAGAGTTCGATACCAATTATATAAAAATGGTCAAATTAAAAATGTTATAGCAAAATTAGACTTTTCTAATATCAAAGAAAAAAGATTAGTTACTGGAAATTCTGAAAGTTCATTTTTAAGAAATTTCTTAGATACTAATACATTAAATAAAACATATCCTATAAAAAAACAAGATTATACAGTTGCTTCTATTACTTATGAAATAAATAAATATGAAATAAACAATGAAATACAAAATTTTCTTTTTACACTTATTTTATTTAATATAGTTATGTGTTTACCTATTATTTTTGTATTAGGTTTTTATCATAAATATTTATTTAAAAGATATGTTACTTTACCGGTTAATTATCTAAATGGGTATTTGGAAAATATTTTATCCGATAGATTTTCTATTATTGATAAAACACAGTTTGAAGGTACACCTGAGATAAAAGAATTAACTAAAAAGATATCTAAACTATCAGGAAAAGTTGCTGCTTTAAAAAATGAATTAAATGTAAACAAAGAGTCTTTAGAGTTAAAAGTTTCAAGTGATACTTTAACTGGACTTCCAAACAAAACAATATTTGATTTTGATATAAAAAGTATGTATGTATCAGCTGTACCAGGCTATGTATTTACTTTAAAGATAGAAAAACTTAATGAGATTAGTGAAAAATATGATTCAGGATATATTAACAGTTTTATTGAAAGCTATGTAAATATATTAAAAAATGTAATTTTCAAATACAACAAAGATATGAAACTTTATAGATTTTATGGTTCAAAGTTTGCAGTTATTGCCAAAAATGTAGATATAGAAGCTTGTGAATCTATGTGTAATGATATTATTAAAGAACTAAATGAAAAACTTAGTGATATTTATAATATGCCAGATGATTATATACAAATTGGTGGTACATTTTTTGATATTTATGGAACAATTGATTCTTTACTATCAACTATGGAAAAAGCATATGAACGCTCTAAAGCTCAAGGAAAAAACTCATTTCATATAATTGCAGAAGATGAGATTGAAAGAAACTATTCTGAATTAGACAGCAATGTTGTTGATATTATAAAAAGAGCTGAGTTTAACTTAAAATTTGTATTTGATACTTATACCTTTGAAGATAATGAAAATTTAATTATGAGTGAAGCCTCACCACAATTAATTGATTCAAATGGAAATCCTCAATCAATAGGTTCTTTTATCTCTGTTGCAGATAAACTTCATATTGCAGATAAATTTGATAAGTTGGTTATTGTTAAGACTTTTGCATATATTAGAGGTAATAATATTGACCATAAAATAGCTATAAACTTATCTATGACCTCTATAAAAAATAAAGAATTTATGAAGTGGTTATTAGATGTATTAAAAGCGAATCAAGATATTATTGATAAAATTGTATTTAGTATCACTTCTTATACAGCATATCTAAATAAAGATGCTTTTATTGATTTTATAAAAAATATTCATGAAGTAGGTGCAAGTATTATATTAAAAAGATATAAGACAACTGATTATCCTTTAGAAGAGTTAAAAAGTCTTAATCTTGATTATATAAGAATGAGTCATGAATATACTACTGGGTTCTCAAATGATGTAATAAAAAAACATAAAGTTAAAAATATTTTGATTTTTGCAGAACTTTACAATATTAAAGTGGTTGCTGATACAGTTAAACTTGATGCAGATTATGATTTATTAGAGAGACTTGGCACATATGCTGCTAGTAGATAA
- a CDS encoding phosphoethanolamine--lipid A transferase: protein MREITQYRLITFSVLFFAVFYNFSFIKEFFKVYDLVGLNIIYFISVFVVFVFLNIFLFTLVSSRFSTKIFLILIFMVSSFVAYFMDTYNVVIDSEMIRNTLQTNLNESMDLFSLKLVLYVIFLGIVPSFLVYKSNIKYEDRKKELIKKLKVLLFSLFIIIVIIFSFSKFYASFFREHKSLRFYMNPTYWVYSVGNYIAEAVSPDITKFKIIGDDANIVPPFGEVDKKELIILVVGEAARADRFSLNGYEKQTNPLLEKEDIVNFSNMYSCGTSTAVSVPCMFSFYTKDDYTYNKGISTENVLDVLNDTKGVKILWRDNNSDSKGVALRVDYQDYKIPENNTICDEECRDEGMLVGLDKYIKENKGKDIFIVLHQMGNHGPAYYKRYPKEFEKFTPVCKTNELEKCTQEEVSNTYDNAILYTDYFLSKVINFLKPYSKNYETAMLYMSDHGESLGENGLYLHGMPYLIAPDNQKHIASFIWLGKGDIREDLDVEKLKSYSNKSFSHDNLFHTLLGLFEVEAKVYNKDMDILNDAKID, encoded by the coding sequence ATGAGAGAGATAACACAATATAGATTAATCACATTTAGTGTTTTATTTTTTGCAGTATTTTATAATTTTTCTTTTATAAAAGAGTTTTTTAAAGTATATGATTTAGTTGGATTGAATATTATATATTTTATATCTGTTTTTGTAGTATTTGTTTTTTTAAATATATTTTTATTTACACTTGTTAGTAGCAGATTCTCTACAAAAATATTTTTGATTTTAATTTTTATGGTTTCATCTTTTGTGGCATATTTTATGGATACATATAATGTAGTAATTGATAGTGAAATGATAAGAAATACACTTCAAACTAATCTTAATGAGTCTATGGATTTATTTAGTTTAAAATTAGTTTTGTATGTGATTTTTTTAGGGATAGTTCCATCTTTTTTAGTTTATAAATCAAATATTAAATATGAAGATAGAAAAAAAGAGCTAATAAAAAAGCTTAAAGTATTACTTTTTTCTCTTTTTATAATTATTGTAATAATATTTAGTTTTAGTAAGTTTTATGCATCTTTTTTTAGGGAACATAAATCTTTAAGATTTTATATGAATCCTACATATTGGGTTTATAGTGTAGGTAATTATATAGCTGAAGCAGTATCTCCTGATATTACAAAATTTAAAATTATTGGAGATGATGCCAATATTGTTCCACCTTTTGGTGAAGTAGATAAAAAAGAACTAATAATTTTAGTTGTGGGAGAAGCAGCAAGAGCAGATAGATTTTCTTTAAATGGTTATGAGAAACAAACTAATCCACTTTTAGAAAAAGAAGATATTGTAAATTTTTCTAATATGTATTCTTGTGGTACATCAACCGCTGTTTCAGTTCCTTGTATGTTCTCTTTTTATACAAAAGATGATTATACTTATAACAAAGGTATATCAACTGAAAATGTACTTGATGTCTTAAATGATACAAAAGGGGTTAAAATACTTTGGAGAGATAATAATTCAGATTCAAAAGGTGTAGCTTTAAGAGTTGATTATCAAGATTATAAAATACCAGAAAATAATACAATCTGCGATGAAGAGTGTCGTGATGAAGGTATGTTAGTAGGATTAGATAAGTATATAAAAGAAAACAAAGGTAAGGATATATTTATAGTATTACATCAAATGGGAAATCATGGTCCGGCTTATTATAAACGATATCCAAAAGAGTTTGAAAAATTTACACCAGTTTGTAAAACAAATGAGTTAGAAAAATGTACCCAAGAAGAGGTGAGTAATACTTATGACAATGCAATTTTATACACAGATTACTTTTTATCAAAAGTGATAAACTTCTTAAAACCTTATTCAAAAAATTATGAAACTGCTATGTTATATATGAGTGATCATGGGGAAAGTTTAGGGGAAAATGGTTTATATCTACATGGTATGCCATATTTAATTGCTCCTGATAATCAAAAGCATATTGCTTCATTTATATGGTTAGGAAAGGGCGATATTAGAGAAGATTTAGATGTGGAAAAACTTAAAAGTTATTCAAATAAAAGTTTTTCGCATGATAATCTTTTCCATACTCTTTTAGGATTATTTGAAGTTGAAGCAAAAGTGTATAATAAAGATATGGATATATTAAATGACGCAAAAATCGATTAA
- a CDS encoding phosphatase PAP2 family protein, translating into MTQKSINIQILISFLLLVFVLVFFQITDADIYVQKFFFNFTNNTWIWDRNEPISEFLLYSGLKKSLIIFAFCILIVLIFFWKKQIIRKYRFGLIIIVLSSIVVPFTIISLKNVTNTPCPKNIEYFGGNYPDIKVFDSYPKDFIQYGKIRCWPAGHASGGFALMSLFFLFKRRKNQVLALSFAIGLAWSMGLYKMIIGDHFLSHTIITMLIAWLEILLIAKFIKRNFFEKSA; encoded by the coding sequence ATGACGCAAAAATCGATTAATATTCAAATTCTTATTAGTTTTTTGCTTTTGGTTTTTGTATTAGTATTTTTTCAGATAACAGATGCTGATATTTATGTTCAAAAGTTTTTTTTCAATTTTACTAATAATACTTGGATATGGGATAGAAATGAACCAATTAGTGAGTTTTTATTATATTCAGGATTGAAAAAAAGTCTAATTATTTTTGCTTTTTGTATACTAATTGTATTAATATTTTTTTGGAAAAAACAAATAATTAGAAAATATAGATTTGGATTAATTATAATCGTTTTATCATCTATTGTGGTTCCTTTTACTATCATTAGTCTAAAAAATGTTACAAATACTCCATGTCCAAAAAACATTGAATACTTTGGGGGAAATTATCCTGATATAAAAGTATTTGATTCTTATCCAAAAGATTTTATTCAATATGGTAAAATACGATGTTGGCCAGCAGGTCATGCAAGTGGTGGATTTGCTTTAATGTCATTGTTTTTTCTTTTTAAGAGAAGAAAAAATCAAGTTTTAGCATTAAGTTTTGCCATTGGTTTAGCGTGGTCAATGGGATTATACAAAATGATTATAGGTGACCATTTTTTGAGTCATACTATAATAACCATGTTAATTGCATGGTTAGAGATATTATTAATAGCAAAATTTATAAAAAGGAATTTTTTTGAGAAATCAGCCTAA
- a CDS encoding LTA synthase family protein: protein MNIIFKLLKYYFLLIAIFFIGRLLLFISYFNHFIDSDSNIYLSFLYGLKMDTIVASIILIIPTFMLTVMPRYFSNIIDKLLKIYFLVFSIFAIFIEVATFPFMAQYDSRPNYLFIEYLEYPKEVSSMIFADFKIELLIAFTIILTFCFLYLKKYKDSFVELFEINYFKRILLFLPLLIVLFIGIRSSFGHRPANISDAMYSSNRILNEVSKNSIYSIGYALYSSFKHSNKDIQKRYGNMSIDEAITRVEKRLKIEQGDAKYVLKRKEPTHFSKEKKKNIVIFIQESMGYQFVKAVGGEDGITPNFNSLANEGILFKQLYSNGTRSVRGIAGLTSGIFSIPGKGVVKRNKAQNGFSTIASLLKPYGYHSSFIYGGESRFDNMKSWFLGNGFDEIIDQEKFANPQFVGTWGVSDGDVVKKANEEYKKLYKDNQKFVSVIFSTSNHTPFDFPDGKIELVKGEAKKSVKNAVKYADYAIGEFIKSAKKEDYYKDTIFLIAADHNVRVYGEDIVPVDMFQIPGLILADGIKPQTYEKLATQPDLLATVLDLAGIETQNSIMGHSIFSDKKQNLNLMQFNDRYALRVDDKVAVLRPNTKPLSFLYKNKHLVKTSNDTELEKDLLAFIIVLNHVYENRLFK from the coding sequence GTGAATATTATTTTTAAACTTTTAAAATATTATTTCTTATTAATAGCTATATTTTTTATAGGACGACTACTATTGTTTATTAGCTATTTTAACCATTTTATTGATTCAGATTCAAATATCTATTTAAGCTTTTTATATGGCTTAAAAATGGATACTATTGTTGCTTCAATAATATTAATTATTCCAACATTTATGTTAACAGTTATGCCTAGATATTTTAGTAATATTATAGACAAATTATTAAAAATTTATTTTTTGGTATTTTCTATTTTTGCAATTTTTATTGAAGTTGCTACTTTCCCTTTTATGGCACAATATGATTCTAGACCAAACTATTTGTTTATAGAATATCTTGAATATCCAAAAGAAGTTTCTTCAATGATTTTTGCAGACTTTAAGATTGAACTTCTAATTGCATTTACTATTATCTTAACTTTTTGTTTTTTATATCTTAAAAAATATAAAGATAGTTTTGTTGAATTATTTGAAATAAATTATTTTAAGAGAATTTTATTATTTTTACCTTTGCTGATAGTTCTGTTTATAGGGATTCGTTCATCTTTTGGACATAGACCTGCAAATATTTCTGATGCCATGTATTCATCTAACAGAATATTAAATGAAGTAAGTAAAAACTCTATTTATAGTATTGGTTATGCCTTATATTCTTCTTTTAAACACAGTAATAAAGATATTCAAAAAAGATATGGAAATATGAGTATTGATGAGGCAATAACAAGAGTAGAAAAAAGACTTAAAATAGAACAAGGTGATGCAAAATATGTTTTAAAGAGAAAAGAGCCTACACATTTTTCAAAGGAAAAGAAAAAAAATATAGTTATATTTATTCAAGAGAGTATGGGATATCAGTTTGTTAAAGCAGTTGGAGGAGAAGATGGTATAACTCCAAATTTCAATTCATTAGCAAATGAGGGTATTTTATTTAAGCAGTTATATTCAAATGGAACACGAAGTGTTAGGGGAATTGCAGGACTTACTTCAGGTATTTTTTCAATTCCAGGTAAAGGTGTGGTAAAAAGAAATAAAGCTCAAAATGGTTTTTCTACAATTGCCTCTTTACTTAAACCTTACGGATATCATTCATCTTTTATATATGGTGGAGAAAGTAGATTTGATAATATGAAATCTTGGTTTTTAGGAAATGGTTTTGATGAGATTATTGATCAAGAAAAGTTTGCTAATCCACAGTTTGTAGGAACTTGGGGTGTAAGTGATGGCGATGTAGTCAAAAAAGCAAATGAAGAGTATAAAAAACTTTATAAAGATAATCAAAAATTTGTATCTGTAATATTTTCTACCTCAAATCATACACCATTTGATTTCCCAGATGGAAAAATAGAGTTAGTAAAAGGTGAAGCAAAAAAGAGTGTAAAAAATGCAGTTAAATATGCAGATTATGCAATTGGTGAATTTATTAAATCAGCCAAAAAAGAGGATTATTATAAAGATACTATATTTCTTATAGCTGCTGATCATAATGTAAGAGTTTATGGTGAAGATATAGTTCCTGTTGATATGTTCCAAATCCCTGGATTAATTTTAGCAGATGGAATAAAACCTCAAACTTATGAGAAGTTAGCAACGCAACCAGATTTATTAGCTACTGTATTAGATTTAGCAGGAATTGAAACTCAAAATTCAATTATGGGACACTCTATATTTAGTGATAAAAAACAAAACTTGAATCTTATGCAGTTCAATGATAGATATGCTTTAAGAGTTGATGATAAAGTTGCAGTTTTAAGACCAAATACAAAACCTCTAAGCTTTCTTTATAAAAATAAGCATTTAGTAAAAACTTCAAATGATACTGAACTTGAAAAAGATCTTTTAGCTTTTATTATTGTATTAAATCATGTTTATGAAAATAGATTATTTAAATAA
- a CDS encoding ABC transporter substrate-binding protein: MKKIFIIFMFFLINNLYASESRLDIIKSNNELKVCIWPQYYGISYIDSRTQKLTGIDSDLAVELAKDLNVNLKLLKSSFPTLIEDVNTNRCDIAMFAIGNTEKRREKLRFTTPHLESDIYAVTTKTNKKVKSWDDIDKKGVVVAVAKGTYHEPIMKEKLKNAKLMVIKGFKQREDEVRAGIADVFMTDYPYGKKMLAKTDWAKLIIPKKTYHLTSYAWAMNYGDDKFYNAVEKFISKIKKDGRLKKLAKKNGLLPIAKLK; encoded by the coding sequence ATGAAAAAAATATTTATTATTTTTATGTTTTTTTTAATAAATAATTTATATGCAAGTGAAAGTAGACTTGATATTATCAAATCTAATAATGAATTAAAAGTATGTATTTGGCCACAATATTATGGTATTTCATATATTGATTCTAGAACACAAAAATTAACTGGAATTGATAGTGATTTGGCAGTTGAATTAGCAAAAGATTTAAATGTAAATTTAAAACTTTTAAAGAGTTCTTTTCCTACTTTAATTGAAGATGTAAATACAAATAGATGTGATATTGCAATGTTTGCCATTGGTAATACAGAAAAAAGAAGAGAAAAACTTAGATTTACAACTCCTCATTTAGAAAGTGATATTTATGCTGTAACTACTAAAACAAATAAGAAAGTAAAGAGTTGGGATGATATTGATAAAAAAGGTGTAGTTGTAGCCGTTGCAAAAGGAACATACCACGAACCAATTATGAAAGAAAAATTAAAAAATGCAAAACTAATGGTTATAAAAGGTTTTAAACAAAGAGAAGATGAAGTTAGAGCAGGAATAGCAGATGTTTTTATGACAGATTATCCTTATGGTAAAAAAATGTTGGCAAAAACTGATTGGGCAAAATTAATTATTCCTAAAAAAACTTATCATCTAACTTCTTATGCTTGGGCTATGAATTATGGTGATGATAAGTTTTATAATGCAGTAGAAAAATTTATTAGTAAGATTAAAAAAGACGGTAGATTAAAAAAATTAGCTAAAAAAAATGGTTTATTACCAATTGCAAAATTAAAATAA
- a CDS encoding PAS domain-containing sensor histidine kinase, with the protein MKLNIKLFIGAFISFLIITSSIMYSLSILKEEAVNNYLTISKLNAKSFSKGLNQDINNIEQTITNINSLFDLNNIDINKRLEDIQINYPQIRSLNILKNEKIVYSSNIYNIGVIINRQNFFPKTLFDENILKVSTPWTGRDFISGNDIYNYEDDFEFIDKSFIPISKNIKTKKGNYTIIINLNSDYFINSFITSIDSSSVIFELVRLDGILLLSSDNTKSIGKRIKEIDILNKTIEKNIYTDIKNIDGIKYILTSTLTEDYPIGILVKLDYDKSLLSWNKKQYSFFIIIITILVISILITLILFFLYNKKREDEIKTHKLQIQEQEKFKFLFQDSHFLAAVLDSTGKIFDINNLASTFLGKKDTQLRGRYFWDLDCWIDDSRNSIKLFIKNIDETKIETEVVAFDQNKHEKIIEVTISSLDTENGKIIVVIGFDITERKSREKRLKQAYTVFNNTRDGIMITDKETRLIDVNKSFEKITGYKKEEVIGKKTKILRSSSNDEVFYNKMWKKINKYGYWEGEIVNKNKNEKEFTEWLTINAIFDKDKEVLNYIGVFSDITEQKIKEKLLKEKDNVLYQQSKMAAMGEMIGNIAHQWRQPLSVISTAATGMVLKKNMGISDEKDDIESLLFINESCQYLSKTIDDFRNFLKADKDIKKFNIHSAIEDSLTLSSIKVKSQEINIVLNLEELDVYGVKNEFIQVLINILNNAKDAFELLNIKNKLLLIDVFKEDEYVYIKIQDNAGGVPANIIDRVFEPYFTTKHQSKGTGIGLYMCEEIIKNHMKGELSVKNIEFEYDNQQYLGACFIIKVPNNK; encoded by the coding sequence ATGAAATTAAATATTAAACTTTTTATTGGAGCCTTTATATCTTTTTTAATTATTACAAGTAGTATAATGTATTCTTTATCAATTTTAAAAGAAGAAGCTGTAAATAACTATTTAACAATTTCAAAATTAAATGCAAAATCTTTTTCAAAAGGTTTAAATCAAGATATTAATAATATTGAACAAACAATTACAAATATTAACTCATTATTTGATTTAAATAATATAGATATTAATAAAAGATTGGAAGATATTCAAATAAATTACCCACAAATTAGATCTTTAAATATTTTAAAAAATGAAAAAATAGTTTATAGTTCAAATATATATAATATTGGAGTAATAATAAATAGACAAAATTTTTTCCCTAAAACTTTATTTGATGAAAATATTTTAAAAGTATCTACACCATGGACAGGTAGAGACTTTATTAGTGGTAATGATATATACAATTATGAAGATGATTTTGAATTTATTGATAAGTCTTTTATACCTATATCAAAAAATATAAAGACAAAAAAAGGAAATTATACAATTATTATTAATTTGAATAGTGATTATTTCATAAATAGTTTTATTACAAGTATTGATTCAAGTAGTGTAATTTTTGAATTGGTTCGTTTAGATGGAATTTTGTTGTTAAGTTCAGATAATACAAAATCTATAGGTAAGCGAATAAAAGAAATTGATATTTTAAACAAAACCATTGAAAAAAATATTTACACTGATATTAAGAATATTGATGGAATAAAATATATTTTAACTTCAACCTTAACTGAAGATTATCCTATTGGTATTTTAGTGAAGCTTGATTATGATAAAAGTTTATTAAGTTGGAATAAAAAACAATATAGTTTTTTTATTATAATTATTACAATTTTAGTAATAAGTATTTTAATTACATTGATTCTTTTCTTTTTATATAATAAAAAAAGAGAAGATGAAATTAAAACACATAAATTACAAATTCAAGAACAAGAAAAATTTAAATTTTTATTTCAAGATTCTCACTTTTTAGCTGCTGTTTTAGATTCAACAGGAAAAATCTTTGATATAAATAACTTAGCTTCAACTTTTTTAGGAAAAAAAGATACACAATTAAGGGGAAGATACTTTTGGGATTTGGATTGTTGGATAGATGATTCAAGAAATAGTATAAAACTTTTTATAAAAAATATAGATGAAACTAAGATAGAAACAGAAGTTGTAGCTTTTGACCAAAATAAACATGAAAAAATTATTGAGGTTACAATATCATCTTTAGATACTGAAAATGGAAAGATAATAGTTGTTATAGGTTTTGATATAACAGAAAGAAAATCAAGAGAAAAAAGATTAAAACAGGCATATACAGTATTCAACAATACTAGAGATGGCATTATGATTACTGATAAAGAGACTAGATTAATTGATGTAAATAAATCCTTTGAAAAAATTACAGGTTATAAAAAAGAAGAAGTAATAGGTAAAAAAACAAAAATATTAAGGTCTTCTTCTAACGACGAAGTTTTTTATAATAAAATGTGGAAAAAAATAAATAAATATGGCTATTGGGAAGGTGAAATTGTAAATAAAAATAAAAATGAAAAAGAGTTTACTGAATGGCTAACTATTAATGCAATATTTGATAAAGATAAAGAAGTTTTAAATTATATTGGAGTGTTTAGTGATATTACTGAGCAAAAGATAAAAGAAAAACTTTTAAAAGAAAAAGATAATGTTTTATATCAGCAATCAAAAATGGCAGCAATGGGTGAAATGATAGGTAATATTGCCCATCAGTGGAGACAACCTTTATCAGTTATATCTACAGCTGCTACAGGAATGGTACTTAAAAAGAATATGGGAATATCTGATGAAAAAGATGATATAGAATCTTTACTTTTTATTAATGAATCATGCCAATATTTATCAAAAACAATAGATGATTTTAGAAATTTTCTAAAAGCAGATAAAGATATCAAAAAATTTAATATTCATTCAGCTATTGAAGACTCTTTGACTTTATCAAGCATTAAAGTTAAAAGTCAAGAGATTAATATAGTTTTAAATTTAGAAGAATTAGATGTTTATGGTGTAAAAAATGAATTTATACAAGTTTTAATTAATATTTTAAATAATGCAAAAGATGCCTTTGAATTATTAAATATAAAAAATAAATTATTGTTAATTGATGTATTTAAAGAAGATGAATATGTGTACATAAAAATTCAAGATAATGCAGGAGGAGTTCCAGCGAATATAATTGATAGAGTTTTTGAACCATATTTTACAACAAAACACCAGTCAAAAGGTACAGGAATAGGACTTTATATGTGTGAAGAAATTATCAAAAATCATATGAAAGGGGAATTATCTGTAAAAAATATAGAATTTGAATATGACAATCAACAGTATTTAGGCGCATGTTTTATTATAAAGGTGCCAAACAACAAATAA
- a CDS encoding tetratricopeptide repeat protein, producing the protein MNRLITVFLLTFLYLYADLIDEAIQNIENKKYSLALEQLNQLALEDNALAQYNLGLLNYKGLGLEQNKELAFFWYEMAAKNGNKEAQNNLAHMYFLGEIVQKDLTQAKYWYEQSASQGYALAQLNLGLIYEKNPTKENLELAFEYYEKAANQGVIIAQNNLASMYYYGKGVKKDKQKALYWYQISSKAGDKVAQYNLAMMYIASDVVKKDFEKAVYWLEKSSAQDYKTAIIKLADMYRIGNRVSQDYEKAFKLYEKTAKRNNLKSMYYLGLFYYNGHGVSKDLEKSRYWLKMAESQGHQRSKNFLETHKFY; encoded by the coding sequence ATGAATAGATTAATAACAGTTTTTTTATTGACATTCTTATATCTTTATGCTGATTTAATTGATGAAGCAATACAAAATATTGAAAATAAAAAATATTCTCTTGCTTTAGAACAATTAAATCAATTAGCATTAGAAGATAATGCACTTGCTCAATATAACCTTGGTTTATTAAACTACAAAGGTTTAGGACTTGAGCAAAATAAAGAATTGGCTTTTTTTTGGTATGAAATGGCTGCAAAAAATGGTAATAAAGAAGCTCAAAACAATCTAGCACATATGTATTTTTTGGGTGAAATTGTTCAAAAAGACTTGACTCAAGCAAAATATTGGTATGAACAATCTGCAAGTCAAGGTTATGCTTTAGCACAATTAAATCTTGGTTTAATTTATGAAAAAAATCCTACAAAAGAAAATCTTGAATTAGCTTTTGAATATTATGAAAAAGCTGCAAATCAAGGTGTTATAATTGCACAAAATAATTTAGCTTCAATGTATTATTACGGTAAAGGTGTAAAAAAAGACAAACAAAAAGCGCTTTATTGGTATCAAATCTCATCAAAAGCAGGAGATAAAGTTGCCCAATATAATTTAGCAATGATGTATATAGCAAGTGATGTGGTAAAAAAAGATTTTGAAAAGGCTGTTTATTGGTTAGAAAAATCATCTGCACAAGATTATAAAACAGCAATAATAAAACTTGCAGATATGTATAGAATTGGTAACAGAGTTTCACAAGATTATGAAAAAGCGTTTAAACTATACGAAAAAACTGCAAAACGAAATAATTTAAAATCTATGTATTATTTAGGTTTGTTTTATTATAATGGGCACGGTGTATCAAAAGATTTAGAAAAATCTAGATATTGGTTGAAAATGGCTGAATCTCAAGGTCATCAAAGATCTAAAAATTTTCTAGAAACTCACAAATTCTACTAA